A genomic segment from Aegilops tauschii subsp. strangulata cultivar AL8/78 chromosome 1, Aet v6.0, whole genome shotgun sequence encodes:
- the LOC109781921 gene encoding probable beta-1,3-galactosyltransferase 12, producing MPLHHPKHRHHHDEDVLPYHRSDDEAKPRRPYVPSSFPSSPASAAPPHRFLLLFAVVCLLLAVASLSFAVSVSRRPVPLQSPPDSVAFRCGRAEDSLRSFLASSGNYSAGDREKVLAVVGVHTELGSAARRAALRATWFPPNPEGVVSLEHGFGLSFRFVIRRTKDKEKMADLQKEVDMYHDFLFIDADEGTKPPEKMLAYFKAAYDMFHAEFYVKADDTIYLRPDRLAALLAKDRLHHRTYIGCMKKGPVVSDPNMKWYESSYGLLGNEYFMHASGSLYALSSEVVGAIATTNNDSLRMFDYEDVTIGSWMLAMNVNHEDNRAMCDSTCTPSSIAVWDSKTCSGSCNPIEKIKELHNTTLCSKSPTLPPEVEEEE from the exons ATGCCGCTCCACCACCCGAAGCACCGCCATCACCACGACGAAGACGTCCTCCCCTACCACCGCTCCGACGACGAGGCCAAGCCGCGGCGCCCATACGTCCCCTCCAGCTTCCCCTCCTCACCTGCCTCCGCCGCTCCCCCCCACCGCTTCCTCCTCCTTTTCGCCGTTGTCTGCCTCCTACTCGCCGTGGCCTCCCTCTCCTTCGCCGTGTCCGTTAGCCGCCGCCCTGTGCCACTCCAGTCGCCTCCCGACTCCGTCGCCTTCCGCTGTGGCCGCGCCGAGGACTCCCTACGCTCCTTCCTCGCCTCCTCCGGGAACTACTCAGCTGGCGACAGAGAAAAGGTGCTCGCTGTCGTTGGCGTCCACACTGAGCTCGGATCCGCCGCCCGCCGTGCTGCGCTCCGTGCCACCTGGTTCCCGCCAAACCCTGAAGGCGTCGTAAG TTTGGAACATGGATTTGGTTTATCTTTTAGGTTTGTCATTAGAAGGACGAAGGACAAAGAAAAAATGGCAGATCTTCAGAAAGAGGTAGACATGTATCATGACTTTTTGTTTATTGATGCTGATGAGGGTACGAAGCCCCCAGAGAAGAT GTTAGCATATTTCAAAGCAGCTTATGACATGTTCCATGCAGAATTTTACGTCAAAGCTGATGATACTATCTATCTGCGCCCAG ATAGACTTGCTGCTCTCCTTGCAAAGGACCGACTTCATCACCGGACTTATATTGGTTGCATGAAGAAGGGACCGGTTGTCAGTGATCCGAATATGAAATG GTATGAAAGTTCATATGGATTATTAGGTAATGAGTACTTCATGCATGCATCTGGTTCACTGTATGCTCTTTCTTCAGAAGTGGTGGGAGCTATAGCTACTACAAACAATGATAG TTTAAGGATGTTTGATTATGAGGATGTTACTATTGGCTCATGGATGCTTGCCATGAATGTAAATCATGAAGACAACCGTGCAATGTGTGATTCCACATGCACTCCCAGTTCCATTGCTGTATGGGACAGCAAGACATGTTCAG GCTCTTGTAACCCCATTGAGAAAATAAAGGAGCTGCACAACACAACTTTGTGCTCAAAAAGCCCAACATTACCGCCTGAAGTGGAGGAGGAAGAGTAG